The following are encoded together in the Pleurocapsa sp. FMAR1 genome:
- a CDS encoding glycoside hydrolase family 15 protein: MVKFFQDNPAFGAPGIEPRWTHSNKTGVGTAYSTSSKVWFTLWKGIITEVYYPTIDQPQVRDLQYLISDGQSFFHEEKRDLKTKIERWELELGYRITNTAPDNSYTIVKEVITDPHADCLLQHTKLTGEATYLDKLKLYALCAPHLDIGGWGNNGYVIEVCDRSFLVANKADKWLVLGATVPFKKCSVGYAGKSDGWQDLENNYQLDWQFDRAEDGNIGLTGELDLTNTKEFTLALAFGDSLENALSILLQSISIPFAQQKQKFKEQWERTWDKRSALTDHSTDDGSLFHSSVSLLLAHEDKTYSGATIASMSFPWGEEKGDGDRGGYHLVWTRDMVNSVTGLIAAGHTQTAVRSLMYLVTCQHPDGSFAQNFWLNGEPYWKGMQLDEVAFPILLAKQLAQIDALPDFDVYPMIIRAAGYLIRQGPATQQERWEEDGGYSPSTLACNIAALICAAGFARQRGDKIAAEYIEEYADFLKDHIEAWTATTQGTLVPEIKRHFVRITPAEIDVPHPNEDPNNSTITLSARPPGTESEFSENKSGEFLTKEIVDAGFLLFVRYGIIAPDDPLIIDSLKVIDAVLKVDTPFGACWRRFNNDWYGQKEDGSAYKGVGVGRAWPLLTGERAHYELAAGGDVTPFIKAMEEFATDTGLLTEQVWDSKDIPDAHMYLGKPTGAAMPLMWAHAEYVKLLRSVKDGQVFDLIPEVAERYLDARSLARQRGLVGFRQRATAEGAPDGDAGSHRYLNNYVSKAIEVWKFHRQVTTVGKGEILRIQADTPFKLRWSNDNWQTKQDLDSINVVALNLEYVDLQSDRLSPIEFTFFWTDSNNWEQNNYTVKVV, encoded by the coding sequence ATGGTTAAATTTTTTCAAGACAACCCCGCTTTCGGCGCACCAGGAATTGAACCCCGCTGGACGCATTCTAATAAAACTGGAGTCGGTACGGCTTATTCAACCTCAAGTAAGGTGTGGTTTACTCTTTGGAAAGGAATTATCACTGAAGTTTACTATCCTACTATTGACCAGCCTCAAGTTAGAGACTTACAGTATTTGATTAGTGATGGTCAAAGCTTTTTTCATGAGGAGAAGCGCGACCTAAAGACAAAAATTGAAAGATGGGAATTAGAGCTAGGTTATCGTATTACCAATACTGCACCTGACAATAGCTACACCATAGTTAAGGAAGTAATTACCGATCCTCACGCTGACTGTCTACTGCAACATACCAAACTGACAGGAGAGGCGACCTATCTAGATAAACTAAAGCTATACGCTCTTTGTGCGCCTCATTTAGATATTGGCGGTTGGGGTAATAATGGCTATGTAATTGAAGTTTGCGATCGCTCTTTCCTTGTGGCAAACAAAGCAGACAAATGGTTAGTTTTAGGTGCAACAGTTCCTTTTAAAAAGTGTTCGGTTGGTTATGCTGGCAAAAGTGATGGTTGGCAGGACTTGGAAAATAATTATCAACTGGATTGGCAGTTTGATCGCGCTGAAGATGGCAACATCGGCTTAACGGGAGAACTGGATTTAACCAATACTAAAGAATTTACTTTAGCACTTGCTTTTGGTGATAGTTTGGAAAACGCTCTATCTATTTTGCTGCAATCAATTAGTATTCCTTTTGCCCAACAAAAACAAAAGTTCAAAGAACAGTGGGAGCGTACCTGGGACAAGCGTTCAGCTTTGACAGATCACTCTACTGATGACGGTAGCTTGTTTCATAGCAGCGTTAGTTTGTTACTGGCACATGAAGATAAAACCTATAGCGGGGCGACTATTGCTTCGATGAGTTTTCCTTGGGGAGAAGAAAAAGGAGATGGCGATCGCGGTGGCTATCATTTAGTCTGGACAAGGGATATGGTCAATAGCGTTACGGGTTTGATCGCTGCTGGTCATACTCAAACCGCAGTGCGATCGCTGATGTATCTTGTAACCTGTCAGCATCCCGACGGCAGCTTCGCGCAAAATTTCTGGTTGAATGGTGAGCCGTATTGGAAAGGAATGCAGCTAGATGAAGTAGCATTTCCCATTTTACTGGCTAAACAATTGGCTCAAATTGATGCTTTGCCAGATTTTGACGTATATCCGATGATTATTCGGGCTGCGGGCTATTTGATTCGCCAAGGCCCTGCAACCCAGCAAGAGCGTTGGGAAGAAGATGGTGGTTATTCTCCTTCTACCCTCGCCTGTAATATTGCAGCCTTGATTTGTGCTGCGGGTTTTGCCCGTCAACGAGGGGATAAAATTGCTGCTGAGTATATTGAAGAATATGCTGACTTTCTCAAAGACCACATCGAAGCCTGGACTGCAACTACTCAAGGAACTCTCGTCCCAGAAATCAAGCGTCATTTTGTCCGCATTACCCCAGCCGAAATAGACGTGCCTCATCCCAATGAAGATCCTAACAATAGTACGATAACTCTTTCGGCTCGTCCTCCTGGTACTGAATCAGAGTTTTCCGAAAACAAATCTGGGGAGTTTCTGACCAAAGAAATAGTAGACGCGGGATTTCTTTTATTTGTCCGCTATGGCATTATCGCCCCTGACGATCCTTTGATTATTGATTCACTTAAAGTTATCGATGCTGTTTTGAAAGTCGATACTCCTTTTGGTGCTTGTTGGCGACGATTTAATAACGACTGGTATGGACAAAAAGAAGACGGCAGTGCCTATAAAGGTGTAGGTGTGGGACGAGCTTGGCCCTTGTTGACTGGCGAACGCGCTCACTACGAACTGGCAGCAGGAGGTGATGTTACGCCCTTTATCAAAGCAATGGAAGAATTTGCCACCGATACAGGATTATTAACCGAACAAGTTTGGGACAGTAAAGATATTCCCGACGCACATATGTACTTGGGCAAGCCAACTGGTGCAGCCATGCCTCTAATGTGGGCGCACGCTGAATATGTTAAGCTGTTGCGATCGGTTAAAGATGGACAGGTTTTCGATCTGATTCCCGAAGTTGCCGAGCGCTATCTTGATGCGCGTTCCCTTGCGAGGCAGCGCGGTCTTGTTGGTTTCCGACAAAGAGCGACTGCCGAGGGCGCGCCTGACGGCGACGCGGGGTCGCATCGCTATCTAAATAATTACGTTTCTAAAGCAATAGAAGTATGGAAGTTTCACCGTCAGGTGACAACAGTAGGCAAAGGCGAAATACTCAGAATACAGGCAGATACACCCTTTAAACTACGTTGGTCAAACGACAATTGGCAAACCAAACAAGATCTAGATTCAATTAATGTTGTTGCCTTGAATTTAGAATATGTCGATCTTCAAAGCGATAGACTGTCACCGATTGAGTTTACCTTCTTTTGGACTGATAGTAACAATTGGGAGCAAAATAACTATACTGTTAAAGTTGTCTAG
- a CDS encoding DUF1427 family protein — MIKQFVLSLIGGCIIGIGFSFFKLPLPAPPLAGLIGLGGMLLGSWVYQQIQNLAG, encoded by the coding sequence ATGATTAAACAATTTGTACTTTCTTTAATTGGTGGCTGCATAATTGGAATTGGTTTTTCTTTTTTTAAATTACCATTACCCGCTCCACCCTTAGCAGGTTTGATTGGCTTGGGAGGAATGCTACTAGGTAGTTGGGTTTATCAACAAATACAAAATTTGGCTGGCTAG